The Candidatus Methylomirabilota bacterium genome contains the following window.
TCAACTCTTGCGGGGTGCGCTGTTGAGTCAACAGCGCGTAATCATGTGAAACGGGTGAGGAAGCGCGTGGCGGAGTGGAAACACGGGATTCAGACCGTAACCTCGAACTGGAACGCCAGCGACCTGTTTGCCTGCAAGTGGTTGCGGGCCCCCGCAACCAAATAGTCGAGGGGTTAGCCAGTACGGCTAGCCCCTTTTGGGGGTTGGGTGCTCGTGTTCTGTCCGTATGTCGAAAACCGGACTGTTCCTGATACCCTCTGCCTAGATGTCGGGATCTGGTGATCGCCGGGAGGCGCGTATGAGTCGGCTCGCGCTGGCCGCTCTTGCCATTTCGCTGATCGCCGCGCCGGTAGCGGCCGCCGATGATTCCCGGGAAGCCTGGGCCGCGCTCGTCAATGGCAGTCATGTCGCGCTGATCCGCCATGGCAACGCGCCGCCCGGCTACGGCGACCCGCCCGGTTTCAAGATCGACGACTGCGCGACCCAGCGCAATATGGATGAGAGAGGACGGGCGCAAGCCAGGGCGCTCGGCGAGGCCTTCCGCCAACACGGCGTGCGCGTAGACAAGATCCTCTCCTCGCCCTGGTGCCGCTGCCTGGATACGGCGCGGCTGCTGGTGCTCGGTCCAGTCGACAGTACATGGGCCGTGGCAGCGTCCGACAAGAGCCCGGAACGGCTCGCCGCGTTGAAGCAGATAGTGTCCAGCTGGCGCGGACCGGGCACGCTCGTGGTGGTGACTCACGCTCTGACGGTACAATCACTGGTCGGTATCCTGCCGGGCCAGGCCGAGACCGTGGTGCTCAGACCCAAGCTTGGCAAAGAGCCGGGGGTCGACGTTGTGGGCAGAATCCCTGTGCCCGAGTGACTTTCTGCGGCGCTCGAGCGCCGTGGAGGAATCAGGCGGCGAGGAGTCCCGCCCTCACGGCCGGGCGGTCACGAAGGTATCGCACTGGCGCACGTCGCCGGTATCGAGACCGGCGCGGAACCAGCGCACGCGCTGGGCCGAGGAGCCGTGGGTGAAGGACTCCGGGGCAACGTGGCCCTGTGACTGCCGTTGGATGCGATCGTCGCCGATGGCGGCCGCGGCCGCGAGCCCGGATTCCACATCCCCCGGCTCGAGCAGATTCCGTTGTCGGGCGAAGTGACCCCAGACGCCGGCGAAGCAGTCGGCCTGGAGCTCGATGCGCACGGAGACCGCGTTGCTGTGCGCCTCGCCCGCGCGGGCGCGCTGCTGCCCCATCTTCTCCCTGATCCCCAGCTGGTTTTGAACGTGATGGCCGATTTCGTGGGCGATCACGTACGCGCGCGCGAACTCGCCCGGCGCTCCAAACCGCCGCGCGAGGGCCTCGAAGAAGGACCGGTCGAGATAGACGTGGCTGTCGGCCGAACAGTAGAATGGGCCGACAGCCGAGCTGGCCTGCCCACACGCAGAATCGACCGCTCCCCGGAACAGCACGAGCCGGGGCGGGTGATACTCGGCGCCCATCTGGCGGAAAAGCGTCTTCCAGGTGTCCTCCGTGTCGCCCACGATACGGATGATGAAGTCCTTGGTCTCGTCACGCGCGGCCGACCCGGACGAAGCCGGAGGCGCTGTGCTCTGCGTGGGCGCGGAGGACGGGGCGCCGCCCTGGAGTGACACCAGTACGTCCAAGGGATTGAGCCCGAGCAGAAGGCTGATGGCCACGACGGCGATGAGACCCGCGCCGCCGAGCTTGAAACCCGGGCCGAGCCCGGGCCCCGGCGGCGCAGCACCCTCGCGGTCCTCGACGTTGTCACTACCCCGCATGTCACGCCAGCGCACGGGGATCCTCCTGTTCGAGGTGTAGGTTCACACGCGCAGGAGCGACCCGCGTGGCCCCGCGCGGCCGTCAGTTGCCGAACAGATTCGAGAAGAACTTCTTCACGCTCGAACCGGCGTCGACGGCGGCATCGCGGGTTTTGTGCCAGGCGCTCTTCGCCTTCGGCTCGGCCGCTTTGCCGGACTCCTTCAGCTTTTCTCCGGTGTACTTCGCACCCTCGGCGACCGTGTTCCCGACCCCCTTCGCCGTCTCCTCAACCCCTTTGCCGATCTCCTTGCCGCCCTTCTCCACCCGCTCCGTGGCCGCGTTGACCTTCGAGTCGTCCGCGGCCCAGGTAACGGGCGCGACACCGAGCGCCATCACGCACACAATCGTCAGCCAAACAAGAATCCGTAGTCTCATCGCGCCCTCCTTGTCTGCTCAGTCTAGTCGACACCGGCCGGGACGCCTATGGGACCTTGGTCTCATCACCAGCAACCGATAGTTCGAGGATTGCTGACAAGGCAGGTCCCGAGGGGGGACCCTCGGGCGAGGCGGGCCATGACTGAGAACGGGCGTTATGTTATCTGCTGGGCCCTTCACACGCCCAGGTAATACTTCTTCACCAGCTCGTTCTCCCGCAGCTCCTGCGTGCTGCGGCCCTCGAACTCGATCTTGCCGTGGACGATGATGTACCCGCGGTCGGCGATCTTGGTCGCCTGGTTGAAGTTCTGCTCGGCCATCAGGACGGTGAGCTGACGCCGCTCCTTGAGCTCCTTGATCTTCCCGATCACCCGGCTTACGAGGATCGGCGCCAGTCCCACCGAAGGTTCGTCGACGAGGAGGATCCGGGGTGAGGACATGAGCGCGCGGGCCACGGCCAGCATCTGCTGCTCTCCGCCGCTCATGCTGCCTGCGAGCTGTCGCCGCCGCTGGGGAAGCACCGGAAAGGCCTCGAAGCAGAAGTCGAGGTTGCGCGCGATGTCGCCGCGGGCGGCCCGCCGGTAGGCGCCGAGCAGGAGGTTTTCCTCGACGGTCAGCTTCGGGAAGAGCCGGCGCCCCTCCGGGACCAGCGCGATGCCCAGGCCCACGATCTCTTCGGTGGACTTTCGGGTGAGGTCGATGCGGGTACCGTCCGATTCCAGGAAGATCTCGCCGGCCTGGGGCGTCACCATGCCCATGATGCACTTGAGGAGCGTGCTCTTGCCGTTGCCGTTGGTGCCCAGCAGGGCGACGGTCTCGCCCTCGCGGACCTCGATCGAGACGCCGTGGAGCACGCGCACCGCTCCGTAACCGGCGTCCACGTCGCGGACGACGATCCTACTCGCCAAGGTAGGCCCTCTCCACCGCTGGGTCCCTGACGATCTCGTCGGGCGTCCCCTCGGCGATCCGCTCCCCGGCGTCGAGGACGACCACGCGCTCGGAGAAGCGCATCACCGCCCGCATGATGTGCTCGATCATGATGATCGTGATGCCTTGCGCGTTCAGCCGGAAGAGGATGGCCAGGATGTCGTCCACCTCGGTGCTGGAGAGCCCGGCCATGGCCTCGTCGGAGATGAGGAGCTTCGGCCGCGCGGCCATCGCCCGGGCCAGCTCGAGCTTCCGCATCTCGATCTGCGTCAGCCCGGCCGGCCGCAAGTGCGCCTTCGCCTCCAGGCCGATGCTGCGCAGGATCTCCCCGGCGTCGGCGCTGCCCTGAGCGCCGGCGCGTCCGGCCCCCGCGTACTCCAGCGGGATGCCCAGGTTCTCGAGGACGGTCATGCTGGTGAAGGGCTTGGGGATCTGGAAGGTGCGCACGATGCCGAGCCGGGTGCGCTGGTGAGGCGGAAGCGCGGAGATCTCGCGGCCGTCGAAGCGGATCGCGCCGCCGTCCACCGGCAGCGTGCCGGAGACGCAGTTGATGAGCGTCGTCTTGCCGGAACCGTTCGGCCCGATGAGGCCGAACCGCTCGCCGGCCTTGACCGACAGGCTCACGCGGTTGAGGGCCGTGAAGCCGCCGAAGCGCTTGACGACCCCCTGCACCTCGAGCAGCGCCCCGGCCATGGCGTCAGCGGCCTCGCAGGCGCCGCACCAGGCCGAGGATCCCCTCGGGCGCCAGGACGACGAAGGCGACGAGCACGACGCCCACGATGAACAGATTCATCTCGGAGGAAATCGTCACCGTCGCGAGCTGCTGGGCCGTCCCCAGCAGGACGGCGCCGATCACCGGTCCGACCCAGCTCGTCGTGCCGCCGATCATCGGCATGGCCAGCGCGTTCACGGCATAGTCGAGGGCGAAGGCGGAGTTGGGCTCGACGAACGTCACGTAATAGGGGAACGGCGCGCCGGCGACGCCGAGCAGGAAGCCGCTGACGGTGGTGGCGAAGAGCTTGAGGCGCAGGGTGGGCACGCCCATGCACTCGGCCGCCTCCTCGTTGTCCCGCAGCGCCGCCAGCCCGCGGCCGATCCAGGATCGCTCGATGAACCGCGCCACCAGCACCGCGATGACGGCGAGTCCGACCATCACCGTGAAAAGGAACGTCACGTAGCTGCCGAACGGGGGGCCGCTCGGGCGGAGGACGCTCATCCCCCTCGATCCGCCGACGTACTCCCAGTTCATGATCACCGTCTGCAGGACGACGGCCAGCGCCAGCGTCGCGATCGAGAAGAAGACGCCCCGGAGGCGCAGCGTAAGATAGCCGATGCCGAGCCCGAGGAGTGCGGCGACGAGCCCGCCGGCGAGGATCAGCACCGGCAGCGGCGCCCGCACCGATTGGATGAGGAAGACGGCGGTGTACGCGCCCATCGCGAAGAATGCCGGCGTGCCGAAGTTCACGTAGCCGGCGTACCCGCCGAGGATGTTCCACGCCGTCGCCATGACGACGTACTGGAGGATGACGCACCCGGCGAAGTAGAGGTACGGGTTCACGCGCAGCACGGCGAGGACGATCCCGGCCGCGACGACGACCAGCCCGACGAGCAGCGGGACGCCCGCGCGCCGCATCTAGCGCCCGAAGAGCCCCGCGGGCCGCACGGCGAGCACCACGAGCAGGATACCGAACGACACCGCGAGCGACCAGGAGGGGCCGAAGAACGTGGCCATCAGGCTCTCGGCCACGCCGAGGATGACGGCGGCGACCAGCGTCCCCCCGATGCTGCCCATGCCGCCCAGCACGGTGATGGCGAACATGCGGCCGATGTAGTCGCGGTCGGTCGACGGTATCACCGGCGCAATGCTGATCAGCAGGGCGCCGCCCAGGCTGGCGGCCGCGATGCCGACGCCGAATGCGATGGTCTTGATCTGGACGGGATTGGCGCCCATCAGGCGCAGCGCCAGGCGGTCCTGGGACACCGCCATGATGGCCCGCCCGTAGAAGGTCCGGCCGAGGAACAGGTGCAGCGCCAGCGTCATCGCGACGCCGACGACGCAAGGCACGAGATAGCGGAAGGCGATGCCGACGCCGCCAAGGTCGATCGACTTGCTGGTGTACGCCGTCTGCACCAGGCGGTAATCGACGCCGAACTTCAGGCTGAGGCTGACCTCGATGATGAAGAGGAGCCCGAAGAAGAACACGAGCCCGCGCAACGATTCCTCACCTCGTCGCTCGAAGCTCGCGTAATACACGCGATAGACCACGGCGCCCAGCACGTAGAACACCGGCGTGAAGAGAAGCCCGCTGAGGATCGGATCGAGGCCGAAGGAGTCGTTCATTACGTACGCCATGTAGGCGCCGAGGACCACGAAGGCGGGCTGCGCGATGTTGGCGATGTCGAGGAGACCGAAGATGAGACCGATGCCCAGGCTCACGGCGGCATAGAAGCCCCCGATCAGCAGTCCGGCGACCACCGCATTGGCCAGCAGGTCCCAGGAGAACAGGGAGCGCTCGCGCTAGTTCTTCGCCGCGGAGTACGGGTAAATGATGTTCCCGGACTTGAGCTCCTCGGGGTAAAGGACCACCTTCTTGCCGGGCCCGCGGAACTGATCGATGCCCGTGCCCTGGACCTTCTGGTACTGGACCATGAGGGTGCGCCCCTTGGCCCACTCGCCGTTCTTGCCGAACTTGACCTTGCCGACGATCGTGGAGAACTCGGTGGCGCGGATGTAGTCGGCCAGCTTCTGCTGGTCGAGGCTCTTGGTCGCCTCGACGGCCTGGCCCAGCACCTGGACCAGGGCGTACGAGTATGGCGGGAGGTAGTATCCCAGCGGATCGACGCCGGCCTTTTCCGCCCGAAGCTGATACTCCTTCAAGAACTCCTTGACGCCCGGGAACGCCAGCATCGTCGGCTCGGGCGCCCAGAAGTCGTAGTTCACGATGCCGTTCAGCATCGGCCCCATGCTCGTCATGACGCTGGTGAACTGCAGGCCGACCATGCCGCCGCCGAAGATCTTGGGTTGGAGGCCGACCTCCTGCGCCGCGCGTAGCATCCCGACCGAGTCCGGCGGGTACGACGCCACGAACACGATGTCGGCATTGGTGGCCTTGATCGCCCGCACGATCGGCGTGTAGTCGACGGTGGTGGGCGGGTAAGTCTTGTCGTAGACGGTCTTGAAGCCGAACTTCTTGATCAGGTCCCGCGCCCCGACGAGCGCATTCTGCGGATACTCAGCGTCGGCGCCGACGATCGCAACGGTCTGCGGCCGCGGGTTCTGTTTCGCCGCCAGCTCGAAGAAGCCGATGGCCGTGCTGGTTTGTGGATCCGGCCCGGCCGGCTGGATCTGGAAGTAGTTCGGGTACTGATACTTTTCGTTGTTGGCGAGCCCGAACATCCCCATGATGGTCAGCTTCCGTTCCATGGCGATGGCCATGAGCGGAGCGATAAGGTTGGTGCCATAGCCCGAGGTGATGAGATCCACCTTGTCGACGTCGAGCAGCTTCGTGTAGATCCCGGGCACGGTGGCCGGGTTGGTCTGATCGTCGTAGTACACGAGCTCGACCGACCGGCCGAGGAGCCCGCCCTTCTTGTTGACGTCGTCCTTCCAGATCTGCATGGCGAGCAGCGCCGGCTTGCCGTTGGCGGAGAGTCCGCCCGTCAGGGCCATCCCGAAGCCGATCTTGATCGGATCGGCCGCCCGGGCCACGAATGCCCCTGCGCCTGCGAGCACGAAGATCCCCACGAAGTTCCCAATGACGGCCCCGATCAGGACCCAGCTACGGATCGGCTGTCTCCAAGGCTGCTTCATTGCATCCTCTCT
Protein-coding sequences here:
- a CDS encoding amino acid ABC transporter substrate-binding protein produces the protein MKQPWRQPIRSWVLIGAVIGNFVGIFVLAGAGAFVARAADPIKIGFGMALTGGLSANGKPALLAMQIWKDDVNKKGGLLGRSVELVYYDDQTNPATVPGIYTKLLDVDKVDLITSGYGTNLIAPLMAIAMERKLTIMGMFGLANNEKYQYPNYFQIQPAGPDPQTSTAIGFFELAAKQNPRPQTVAIVGADAEYPQNALVGARDLIKKFGFKTVYDKTYPPTTVDYTPIVRAIKATNADIVFVASYPPDSVGMLRAAQEVGLQPKIFGGGMVGLQFTSVMTSMGPMLNGIVNYDFWAPEPTMLAFPGVKEFLKEYQLRAEKAGVDPLGYYLPPYSYALVQVLGQAVEATKSLDQQKLADYIRATEFSTIVGKVKFGKNGEWAKGRTLMVQYQKVQGTGIDQFRGPGKKVVLYPEELKSGNIIYPYSAAKN
- a CDS encoding branched-chain amino acid ABC transporter permease; this encodes MRRAGVPLLVGLVVVAAGIVLAVLRVNPYLYFAGCVILQYVVMATAWNILGGYAGYVNFGTPAFFAMGAYTAVFLIQSVRAPLPVLILAGGLVAALLGLGIGYLTLRLRGVFFSIATLALAVVLQTVIMNWEYVGGSRGMSVLRPSGPPFGSYVTFLFTVMVGLAVIAVLVARFIERSWIGRGLAALRDNEEAAECMGVPTLRLKLFATTVSGFLLGVAGAPFPYYVTFVEPNSAFALDYAVNALAMPMIGGTTSWVGPVIGAVLLGTAQQLATVTISSEMNLFIVGVVLVAFVVLAPEGILGLVRRLRGR
- a CDS encoding neutral zinc metallopeptidase — protein: MRWRDMRGSDNVEDREGAAPPGPGLGPGFKLGGAGLIAVVAISLLLGLNPLDVLVSLQGGAPSSAPTQSTAPPASSGSAARDETKDFIIRIVGDTEDTWKTLFRQMGAEYHPPRLVLFRGAVDSACGQASSAVGPFYCSADSHVYLDRSFFEALARRFGAPGEFARAYVIAHEIGHHVQNQLGIREKMGQQRARAGEAHSNAVSVRIELQADCFAGVWGHFARQRNLLEPGDVESGLAAAAAIGDDRIQRQSQGHVAPESFTHGSSAQRVRWFRAGLDTGDVRQCDTFVTARP
- a CDS encoding histidine phosphatase family protein, whose protein sequence is MSRLALAALAISLIAAPVAAADDSREAWAALVNGSHVALIRHGNAPPGYGDPPGFKIDDCATQRNMDERGRAQARALGEAFRQHGVRVDKILSSPWCRCLDTARLLVLGPVDSTWAVAASDKSPERLAALKQIVSSWRGPGTLVVVTHALTVQSLVGILPGQAETVVLRPKLGKEPGVDVVGRIPVPE
- a CDS encoding ABC transporter ATP-binding protein, encoding MASRIVVRDVDAGYGAVRVLHGVSIEVREGETVALLGTNGNGKSTLLKCIMGMVTPQAGEIFLESDGTRIDLTRKSTEEIVGLGIALVPEGRRLFPKLTVEENLLLGAYRRAARGDIARNLDFCFEAFPVLPQRRRQLAGSMSGGEQQMLAVARALMSSPRILLVDEPSVGLAPILVSRVIGKIKELKERRQLTVLMAEQNFNQATKIADRGYIIVHGKIEFEGRSTQELRENELVKKYYLGV
- a CDS encoding branched-chain amino acid ABC transporter permease, whose product is MVAGLLIGGFYAAVSLGIGLIFGLLDIANIAQPAFVVLGAYMAYVMNDSFGLDPILSGLLFTPVFYVLGAVVYRVYYASFERRGEESLRGLVFFFGLLFIIEVSLSLKFGVDYRLVQTAYTSKSIDLGGVGIAFRYLVPCVVGVAMTLALHLFLGRTFYGRAIMAVSQDRLALRLMGANPVQIKTIAFGVGIAAASLGGALLISIAPVIPSTDRDYIGRMFAITVLGGMGSIGGTLVAAVILGVAESLMATFFGPSWSLAVSFGILLVVLAVRPAGLFGR
- a CDS encoding ABC transporter ATP-binding protein — translated: MAGALLEVQGVVKRFGGFTALNRVSLSVKAGERFGLIGPNGSGKTTLINCVSGTLPVDGGAIRFDGREISALPPHQRTRLGIVRTFQIPKPFTSMTVLENLGIPLEYAGAGRAGAQGSADAGEILRSIGLEAKAHLRPAGLTQIEMRKLELARAMAARPKLLISDEAMAGLSSTEVDDILAILFRLNAQGITIIMIEHIMRAVMRFSERVVVLDAGERIAEGTPDEIVRDPAVERAYLGE